In Gloeocapsa sp. PCC 73106, the following proteins share a genomic window:
- a CDS encoding S8 family serine peptidase — MNPAFDLIGLTQLRNDPQFSTLDGSGLSVVIIDTGLETSHDLLESNYLTGFDFVENREEIVDTDGHGTHIAGIIGATDENIGIAPEVGLISLRVFAETGDSVNTPIDAAIDWVLENQEQYQIVAVNISSGSGSYTSVTEVESDRLLDRIEELEDQGITVVAAGGNNYLEGQEPGIAAPAIYSTIAVGATWQDAQPGTVRWRSGSIDFESDIDRIVSFSQRLQASNFLFAPGAYITSTLPENEIGVKAGTSMATPMVTGTVVLMQQAALELGGRLLTPQEIADLLQSSADTIFDGDDEDDNVENSQLEYPRLNTYQAVLAVKNFLQQPLIGTDGDDRLEGTEGDDTLKGGLGNDTLSGGRGNDRLFGGPGKDLLIGGRGRDRFIFSEPSTMSDRLRDFEPGSDLLVLYAQGFNLDVQRRETLPEELFTERFTYNADSGQLWFNTELLAILTSQPSLSHTDIFIV; from the coding sequence TCCTGCTTTTGATCTTATCGGCTTAACTCAGTTACGTAATGACCCCCAATTTAGTACTCTAGACGGTAGTGGTTTGAGTGTAGTAATAATTGACACGGGTTTAGAGACTAGTCACGATTTACTTGAATCAAACTATCTTACTGGATTTGATTTTGTCGAAAATAGAGAAGAAATTGTTGACACCGATGGACATGGCACTCACATAGCTGGAATTATTGGTGCTACAGATGAAAATATCGGTATAGCTCCAGAAGTGGGACTAATCAGCTTACGAGTCTTTGCTGAAACTGGGGATAGCGTCAACACTCCCATCGACGCGGCTATAGATTGGGTTTTAGAAAACCAGGAACAATATCAAATCGTCGCGGTTAATATCTCTAGCGGGAGTGGTTCTTATACCTCGGTTACCGAAGTGGAAAGCGATCGCCTATTAGATCGTATTGAGGAGTTAGAAGATCAGGGAATTACTGTAGTTGCAGCAGGGGGCAATAATTATCTGGAGGGTCAAGAACCTGGTATTGCGGCTCCTGCTATTTATAGTACCATAGCAGTGGGCGCCACTTGGCAGGATGCTCAACCTGGTACCGTGAGATGGCGATCGGGTAGTATCGATTTTGAGAGCGATATTGATCGCATCGTTAGTTTTAGCCAACGTTTACAAGCTTCTAATTTCCTGTTTGCACCTGGCGCCTATATTACCAGTACTCTACCAGAAAATGAAATAGGGGTAAAGGCAGGTACAAGTATGGCTACTCCCATGGTTACCGGAACCGTGGTTTTAATGCAGCAAGCAGCCTTGGAATTAGGTGGACGTCTGTTGACTCCCCAGGAAATCGCTGATTTGCTTCAAAGTAGTGCCGATACCATTTTTGACGGGGATGACGAGGATGATAATGTGGAAAATAGTCAGCTAGAATATCCGCGTCTCAATACTTATCAAGCTGTTTTGGCTGTTAAAAATTTCCTACAACAACCCCTGATAGGTACAGATGGAGATGATCGCCTTGAAGGGACGGAGGGTGACGATACTCTCAAAGGTGGCTTAGGAAATGATACCTTGAGTGGGGGGCGAGGTAACGATCGCCTATTCGGGGGACCGGGTAAAGATTTACTCATTGGGGGTAGGGGACGCGATCGCTTTATTTTTTCTGAACCTTCTACAATGAGCGATCGCTTGCGTGATTTTGAACCTGGTTCTGATTTGCTCGTTCTCTACGCTCAAGGCTTTAATTTGGACGTGCAGCGTCGCGAAACTTTGCCTGAAGAGTTATTTACCGAACGCTTCACTTATAACGCTGATTCTGGTCAACTTTGGTTCAATACCGAGCTTTTAGCCATACTTACATCCCAACCTTCCCTAAGTCACACAGACATTTTTATCGTTTAG
- a CDS encoding 2Fe-2S iron-sulfur cluster-binding protein, whose translation MFQSLKKINNPLLRIITAGLAASALVTMLSAVIIGWKAPKSQSSHKIGVYATLIAGATGGLFGLTTKAKKTQIKATEESSEWRDWRNFVVTRKVKESEEITSFYLQPQDANSLPDYQPGQFLTIKLDIPGQTRPVIRTYSLSDYTQTPTYYRLSIKREGTPQGLDFPPGIASNFMHDRVTEGTVIPCKPPNGKFFLDISRTTPAVFISNGVGITPMIAMAKAGVLFNPSRRLWFVHGARNGQYHALRQEISQLGANYPQLNLHYRYSRPDAEDNGQFHSQGYVDTPLIQELVSTNLLEAEYFLCGSPAFMDSLRQGLKEAGVSETKIFFESFSKSKSTAPVTPAVTGKSAQIFFSQSQQTLTWTPADGSILEFAEANNINSPFSCRAGICLTCMCKVEEGEVEYEEPPIGTPDTGTALICVGKPKTDRLVLEL comes from the coding sequence ATGTTTCAAAGCTTAAAAAAAATCAATAACCCTCTACTGAGAATAATTACCGCGGGATTAGCCGCTTCTGCTTTAGTGACGATGTTGTCTGCGGTGATCATCGGGTGGAAAGCCCCTAAAAGTCAATCTAGTCATAAAATAGGCGTCTACGCCACTTTAATCGCAGGTGCGACTGGGGGTCTTTTTGGTTTGACGACCAAAGCTAAAAAGACTCAAATAAAAGCAACTGAGGAATCATCCGAGTGGCGCGATTGGCGTAACTTTGTAGTCACTCGCAAAGTGAAAGAAAGCGAAGAAATCACCTCATTTTATCTACAACCCCAAGATGCAAATTCTCTCCCCGACTATCAACCCGGTCAATTTCTGACGATTAAACTAGATATTCCTGGTCAAACTCGTCCTGTAATTCGCACTTATTCCCTCTCTGACTATACTCAAACCCCCACTTATTATCGTCTCTCTATTAAGCGAGAAGGTACCCCCCAAGGTTTAGACTTTCCCCCAGGTATAGCATCTAATTTTATGCACGATCGCGTCACCGAAGGTACCGTTATTCCCTGTAAACCCCCCAATGGTAAATTTTTCCTAGATATCTCCCGAACTACCCCCGCAGTCTTTATTAGTAATGGAGTAGGAATTACCCCTATGATCGCTATGGCTAAAGCAGGGGTTTTGTTTAATCCATCACGTCGCTTATGGTTCGTCCATGGAGCGAGAAATGGGCAATATCACGCTCTGCGACAGGAAATATCCCAACTTGGAGCTAATTATCCCCAACTTAATCTCCATTACCGCTATAGTCGTCCTGATGCCGAAGATAATGGGCAATTTCACTCCCAGGGTTACGTAGATACCCCTCTGATTCAGGAGTTGGTGAGTACTAATTTACTAGAAGCTGAATATTTTCTCTGTGGTTCACCCGCTTTTATGGATAGTCTCAGACAGGGTTTAAAGGAAGCTGGAGTCTCTGAAACTAAGATTTTCTTTGAATCTTTTAGTAAGAGTAAATCAACCGCACCAGTTACCCCAGCTGTCACCGGTAAAAGCGCTCAAATCTTCTTTAGTCAATCTCAGCAAACTCTGACTTGGACTCCCGCAGATGGCTCTATTTTAGAATTTGCGGAAGCTAATAATATTAATTCTCCCTTTAGTTGTCGTGCGGGAATCTGTTTAACCTGTATGTGCAAAGTTGAAGAGGGAGAAGTAGAGTACGAAGAACCACCCATCGGTACACCAGATACTGGTACGGCTTTAATCTGCGTAGGTAAACCCAAGACTGATAGATTGGTTCTAGAACTCTAA
- a CDS encoding DM13 domain-containing protein, which translates to MNLSKLTVFGLSSALLVGSITFTLVRPSTAEVDHLSNSESTQLLLTQNPLKSGTFVTTEQDHPTKGTARIITENGQRFLEFDSAFNTAMGPDVQVILHRSGEIAVKPNAQDYVILAPLQSFNGSQRYAIPENLDVEEFQSVGIWCRQFDVTFGYAAF; encoded by the coding sequence ATGAACTTATCTAAACTCACCGTTTTCGGTCTCTCATCCGCTCTATTAGTTGGTTCTATCACTTTCACTCTAGTTCGTCCCTCTACCGCTGAAGTTGATCATCTCTCTAATTCTGAATCTACTCAGCTATTATTAACTCAAAATCCTCTTAAATCTGGGACCTTTGTCACGACAGAACAAGATCATCCTACCAAGGGGACAGCTAGGATTATTACTGAAAATGGTCAACGTTTTCTAGAATTTGATTCAGCTTTTAATACCGCCATGGGTCCCGATGTTCAGGTTATTTTACACCGTTCTGGAGAGATTGCAGTCAAGCCTAATGCACAAGATTATGTAATTCTTGCTCCTCTACAAAGCTTCAACGGTTCTCAACGCTACGCCATTCCCGAAAATTTAGATGTAGAAGAGTTTCAATCTGTGGGGATTTGGTGTCGTCAATTCGACGTCACTTTTGGTTATGCTGCTTTCTAA
- a CDS encoding UPF0175 family protein, producing MYQITLSLPEETPLALHLSPEQLAQEISLAAAIKLYELEKLSSGAAANLAGIPRVVFLSKLADYGVDTFRLEEAELISDMVNA from the coding sequence ATGTATCAAATTACCCTATCCTTGCCGGAAGAAACCCCACTGGCTTTACATCTAAGTCCAGAACAACTTGCACAGGAAATCTCTTTGGCTGCCGCCATTAAACTTTATGAATTGGAAAAACTTTCCTCTGGTGCCGCGGCTAACCTAGCAGGTATTCCGCGAGTTGTTTTCCTATCTAAACTCGCTGATTATGGAGTTGATACTTTCCGACTAGAGGAAGCAGAATTGATCTCGGATATGGTAAATGCCTAA
- a CDS encoding DUF4388 domain-containing protein has product MAITGRFVDFSLGELFRFLDEGHKTGLLTVKPDSTLTYYIWSHQGRIVATADRLDGSGLISLMRNRKIVLNLESKAVTELNIPLGLSLKAQNLLDAEQLKMLFAIQVMRTVCSLFTFPNAWFEFNSQENIPLEEMTGLSAPATEITLAGLRTLKDWSALTEKLPSSTSSVIKKVETQAKFRLNLIESQLWELSDGRTPLSAIAQKLDLPLDKLQQTAFCLIVIGLAEEMPMAELIKEPDLNVVSTEDISSNLSQSFLESLVNFLDHV; this is encoded by the coding sequence ATGGCTATTACTGGACGGTTTGTCGACTTTTCCCTGGGAGAGTTATTCCGATTTCTCGATGAAGGACACAAAACCGGATTACTCACGGTCAAACCCGATTCTACTTTAACTTACTATATTTGGTCTCATCAGGGTCGAATCGTCGCCACCGCCGATCGCTTGGATGGATCGGGGTTAATTTCTCTGATGCGTAATCGTAAAATTGTACTTAATCTAGAATCAAAAGCAGTAACAGAGTTGAATATTCCCTTGGGTTTGTCTCTCAAAGCGCAAAACTTGCTAGACGCAGAACAATTAAAGATGTTGTTTGCTATACAGGTAATGCGCACAGTTTGTTCTCTGTTTACTTTCCCAAACGCCTGGTTTGAGTTCAATAGTCAGGAAAATATACCCCTAGAGGAGATGACTGGTTTGAGTGCGCCCGCTACAGAAATCACTCTAGCTGGATTAAGAACTTTAAAAGACTGGAGTGCTTTGACAGAGAAACTCCCAAGTTCAACTTCCTCTGTCATAAAAAAGGTCGAAACACAAGCTAAATTTCGTCTGAATCTCATAGAATCCCAACTCTGGGAACTAAGCGATGGGAGAACTCCTTTGAGTGCGATCGCTCAAAAGTTAGACCTACCCCTAGATAAACTACAGCAAACGGCTTTCTGCTTGATCGTGATTGGTTTAGCTGAAGAGATGCCCATGGCAGAATTAATTAAAGAACCCGACCTTAACGTTGTCTCTACAGAAGACATCTCTAGTAATCTGAGTCAATCTTTCTTAGAAAGTTTGGTTAATTTCTTAGACCATGTGTAG